One window of Methanomassiliicoccales archaeon genomic DNA carries:
- the map gene encoding type II methionyl aminopeptidase: MNEYALQCLKKAGAIAGEARQLGLDLIDEGVRYLDLAVEVEEFIKRRGAKPAFPVNISVNEVAAHYTPSSDDDKRFKEGDIVKIDVGAHIDGYIGDTAATVEIKTRKQEKLIRAADEALRIALDIVCDGVSVSMIGGAIERTIKGAGFRPVVNLTGHSMTRYNLHAGLSIPNIDDGIQAKIRNDMVLAIEPFATDGTGEVRSGKPGNIYRVLTERPIRDEKALEFFRQVHERFNSLPFCERWCHEIDRNASSMIRTLHRHGLISSYPVLNEIKGGIVSQAEHTIIVHDSKSEITTIIKGNL; encoded by the coding sequence ATGAATGAATATGCACTTCAGTGCTTGAAGAAAGCCGGTGCGATCGCTGGAGAAGCGCGTCAATTGGGTCTTGATTTGATCGACGAGGGTGTCCGGTATCTAGATCTCGCGGTCGAGGTCGAAGAATTTATTAAGAGGAGAGGTGCCAAACCGGCCTTTCCAGTTAACATCAGCGTAAACGAAGTTGCGGCTCACTACACGCCAAGTTCCGATGATGACAAGCGGTTCAAAGAGGGAGATATCGTTAAGATCGATGTCGGAGCACACATCGATGGATATATCGGCGATACAGCGGCGACGGTTGAAATAAAGACGCGGAAGCAAGAAAAACTAATTCGTGCTGCCGATGAAGCGCTGCGTATTGCCCTCGATATTGTCTGCGATGGGGTTTCAGTCAGTATGATCGGTGGGGCTATTGAGCGGACGATCAAAGGAGCGGGATTCCGTCCTGTTGTCAACCTTACAGGCCACAGTATGACGCGATACAATTTGCATGCTGGACTCAGCATTCCGAATATTGATGACGGGATACAAGCAAAGATTCGCAATGACATGGTGCTTGCCATTGAACCATTTGCAACGGACGGGACTGGAGAGGTGAGGAGCGGTAAACCTGGGAACATCTATAGGGTGCTTACAGAAAGGCCGATTAGGGATGAAAAAGCCCTCGAGTTCTTCAGGCAAGTCCACGAGCGGTTTAATTCCCTGCCTTTCTGCGAAAGGTGGTGTCATGAAATTGATAGGAACGCCTCTTCCATGATCAGGACACTTCACAGACACGGCCTGATTTCAAGTTATCCAGTGCTGAATGAAATCAAAGGGGGAATCGTTAGCCAGGCAGAACACACTATCATTGTTCATGATTCAAAAAGTGAAATCACGACGATCATAAAGGGAAATTTGTAA